A stretch of DNA from Pseudonocardia hierapolitana:
CACCGAGACCACGGCAGGCGTCACGCTCAACGCGCTCGGCGCCCAGCGCATCGGCACCGTCGGGCGGCCGGTGCCCGGCCACTCGGTCCGGATAGCCGACGACGGCGAGGTGCTCGTCAAGGGCCCGATCGTCTTCCGCCGGTACTGGAAGAACGACACCGCCACCGCCGATGCGCTCGATGACGGCTGGTTCCACACCGGCGACATCGGCGAGCTCGACGACGCGGGCTTCCTGCGGATCACCGGCCGGAAGAAGGAGCTCATCGTGACGGCCGGGGGCAAGAACGTCGCCCCCGCCGTGCTGGAGGACCGGCTGCGCGCCCACCCGCTGATCAGCCAGTGCATGGTCGTCGGCGACGGGCAGCCGTTCATCGGCGCGCTCGTCACGATCGACGCCGAGGCCCTCCCCGGCTGGCTCGAGCGTTCCGGCAAGCCGGTCGGCGCGCGCATCGCCGACCTCGTCGACGACCCCGACCTGCGCGCCGAGATCGCCCACGCGGTCGAGGACGCCAACCAGGCGGTGTCGCGCGCGGAGCAGATCCGCGAGTTCCGCATCCTCCCGGTGGACTTCACCGAGGCCGGCGGCGAGATGACGCCCACGATGAAGGTCAAGCGCGCGGTCGTCGCCAAGACGTTCGCCGCCGACATCGCGAGCATCTACAGCGGGGCGAAGGCCCCGGCCTGAGCACGAGAACGGCGGGTCACCGATCGGTGGCCCGCCGTTCTCGGTGCAGTTGCCTAGTAGTAGTGCCTCCGGGGGCCGATGGCCCGGCCGGTGCTGCCCAGCAGCATCAGGACCACGCCGACGACCAGCAGGATTCCGCCGAGGTAGGTCAGCAGCTGGATGCCGAGCAGCCATCCCAGGACCAAAAGGATCACGCCGAGAACGATCACGATTCCTCCTCGTCCC
This window harbors:
- a CDS encoding DUF6131 family protein gives rise to the protein MIVLGVILLVLGWLLGIQLLTYLGGILLVVGVVLMLLGSTGRAIGPRRHYY